One genomic segment of Amycolatopsis sp. Hca4 includes these proteins:
- a CDS encoding RHS repeat-associated core domain-containing protein produces the protein MLVKVEPQSGDTSGPVRLDVDYRSFGDAYGGDFGGRLHLVEYPSCLLTAPDKPACHVGTPLNSANDTKSRRVTADVTLPPTGAATAMVVAAQADTKGGGGDFSATDLKPAGAWKAGGSSADFTYSYPISTPSSVGGTGPSISLNYSSSAVDGLTSATNNQASGIGDGWNLSGSGFIERRYKGCGQDLGGNNGQTKTGDLCWFNDNATISFSGANGDLILDKSTQTWHPKDDDGTRVERLTGGANGDKFGEYWKVTTPDGVQYFFGLNHLPGWASGKAETQSTWTVPVFGNNNLEPCNAATYAASWCNRAWRWNLDYVVDPHGNAIAYYYQPETNYYGLNRNASTANNPGTPYTRGGSLEKVEYGFNTKFGDTFGHAPAQVLFGSAERCFPSGTITCDPGQLNSGTAASWPDVPSETICAQGAVCTYGSPSFFSRKRYTKITTQVSDGGSGWKPVREWALTQSFPPTTDGNKPALWLSSITETGKIASPNTVGSPVTLPPTTFHPLAMANRVNTSTQYTALTRNRIDAITNPQGGLTTIAYDDPECVTGVKMPDPANLQGNALSCYPVYWTPPGANDPVLDYFNKFRVKLVEEDAHTTRQEQHTVTRYDYLGGAAWHLDDDPFTDAKYRTWSQWRGYGDVKTTVGLGPSGGDPSGPPVVTETYYLRGMEGAAVTSDRWHESVTDRKEVAGFVRETVTYRDGAIIGGTLNEPWVSNPTGTDADGRTSAYVDTDTSRTRTWLDTSKTWRISRTHTTYGKYGLATAVQAEGDTSDPKQTTCTLTTYPENTSAWLISYASQVQKLSGVCDTKTNPAGSGNIISDVRNYYDTGGFGVAPTKGSVTRTDTLDDWPAAGTETWTSPATTTSYDDYGRMTSVTDALGLTATTAYTPASGGPLTRVDTTSPQISVTNTTRLTSTKYIDPVSGIAIGGQDGSGLRTDATQDALGRIVSVWKPGHSKASNAPADVIYTYNVKNTGGVSNVAAQSLLANGQYATSYTLYDGLGRIIQTQAPRADDGPGRIVTDTYFDSQGRSYKTHNSYWNSSAPSSTLYVTDDASVPNTTLTTFDSTGATRVSAYLLNSVEQWRTTTIPDGDRTTTVPPNGGTATTTITNGLGQTVQLLQYKDATKYTTGSPADTTTYTYTRSGQQATVTDTTGKNVWTFGYDLHGRKISSIDPDTGKTTFTYDADDRLLTTTDARNRLISYTYDNLGRKTTEYDGPAVTGTKLAGWTYDTLLPGRPTGSTRYVGTNAYSKEVTGYDTAGRPTGNRVTIPAGETALSGSYDSSTTYDPNSGAVNTVTSPSADGMPAEQLSFDRYSRGAVKTLTSSMGFQMVSNTSYNPLGQVLRTDFNDAMSPYQVSVTNTYENGTNRLATVQAQRSTQSNYWIANRVYTYSAVGNITKIADTPAGSLADTQCFRQDYLQRLTEAWTPASGDCAAQPTMAGIKGAAPYWTSWTLDDTGNRKTQVKHTATGDITTTSTYPAAGEKRPHAVQAVTTEGPNGTTQSNYGYTDAGSTETRGPTGAAQTFTYDAEGHVATAKEANGAESKYLYDADGNLLITRDPSGTTLSLGDTELWVPAGGFFASWTRFYSYNGQVIATRTSSGGLSWKLADHHGTAYAVVDAANLTVSKRWQDPYGADRGTPASAWPDKHGFLGGYQNTTGVTHIGARDYDPLTGRFMTADPVLDPGDPQALNAYSYGNNSPVSFSDPTGMVLQIDGRPAYIGSDAIAAMSPAGRERAHRYNLGVFSNWVNAVTHRIPPTYPAFVGKENHQLSPKERRARWETQFTNWSLEPPDHRPPDYDQFAAAFCSEFQDVRACDQSPPSLGEMVSVLALFIPVAGEARLAEEILAASVGEGVAAGAAGAAGVGVRAAAGAATGEASEASRLGRAGGGGTKLYHGADIDSLLDILNNGLDAAKAAANYTDGPGGFFLATHMGDAEFFAYRNGRGGVINFTVSDSAMSSLRESGAVMRPIARGPKSPYFEGAELHVPTSSFELFNRLRERGEILVSP, from the coding sequence GTGCTCGTCAAGGTCGAGCCCCAGTCGGGGGACACGAGCGGTCCGGTTCGGCTCGACGTCGACTACCGGTCCTTCGGCGATGCCTACGGCGGCGACTTCGGTGGTCGGCTGCATCTGGTGGAATACCCCTCGTGTCTGCTGACGGCGCCGGACAAGCCCGCATGCCACGTCGGCACGCCGCTGAACTCGGCCAACGACACCAAGAGCCGGCGCGTCACCGCCGACGTCACGCTTCCCCCGACCGGGGCGGCGACGGCCATGGTGGTCGCGGCACAGGCCGACACGAAGGGCGGCGGAGGCGACTTCTCCGCGACCGACCTCAAACCCGCCGGTGCGTGGAAGGCCGGTGGCTCCTCCGCGGACTTCACCTACTCCTACCCGATCAGCACTCCCTCCTCGGTCGGCGGGACCGGTCCGTCGATCAGCCTGAACTACTCCTCGAGCGCGGTCGACGGCCTCACTTCGGCCACCAACAACCAGGCATCCGGCATCGGTGACGGCTGGAACCTGTCGGGCAGCGGCTTCATCGAGCGGCGCTACAAAGGCTGCGGCCAGGACCTGGGCGGCAACAACGGCCAGACCAAGACCGGCGACCTGTGCTGGTTCAACGACAACGCCACGATCTCGTTCTCCGGTGCCAACGGTGACCTGATCCTGGACAAGAGCACCCAGACGTGGCACCCGAAAGACGACGACGGCACCCGCGTCGAACGCCTCACCGGTGGCGCCAACGGTGACAAGTTCGGCGAGTACTGGAAGGTCACCACCCCGGACGGCGTTCAGTACTTCTTCGGCTTGAACCACTTGCCCGGCTGGGCGTCGGGAAAGGCGGAGACCCAGTCGACGTGGACGGTCCCGGTGTTCGGCAACAACAACCTCGAGCCGTGCAACGCCGCGACCTACGCGGCGTCCTGGTGCAACCGGGCCTGGCGCTGGAACCTCGACTACGTCGTCGACCCGCACGGCAACGCCATCGCCTACTACTACCAGCCCGAGACGAACTACTACGGGCTCAACCGCAATGCCTCCACGGCGAACAATCCCGGCACGCCCTACACCCGCGGCGGATCTCTGGAGAAGGTCGAGTACGGCTTCAACACGAAGTTCGGCGACACATTCGGCCACGCACCGGCACAGGTCCTGTTCGGCTCGGCCGAGCGGTGCTTCCCGAGCGGAACGATCACGTGTGATCCGGGGCAGCTGAACTCCGGCACTGCGGCCTCATGGCCGGATGTGCCTTCGGAGACGATCTGTGCCCAGGGCGCGGTCTGCACCTACGGCTCCCCGAGCTTCTTTTCCCGCAAGCGCTACACCAAAATCACCACCCAGGTCTCCGACGGCGGTTCCGGATGGAAACCGGTGCGAGAGTGGGCGCTCACGCAGTCGTTCCCGCCGACCACCGACGGGAACAAGCCGGCGCTGTGGCTGAGCTCGATCACCGAAACGGGAAAGATCGCGAGCCCGAACACCGTCGGATCGCCGGTGACGTTGCCGCCGACGACGTTCCACCCGCTGGCGATGGCCAACCGGGTCAACACCAGCACCCAGTACACCGCACTGACCCGCAATCGGATCGACGCCATCACCAACCCGCAGGGTGGGCTCACCACGATTGCCTACGACGATCCCGAGTGCGTCACCGGCGTGAAGATGCCCGACCCGGCCAATCTGCAGGGCAACGCGCTCTCGTGCTACCCGGTGTACTGGACTCCGCCGGGCGCCAACGATCCGGTCCTGGACTACTTCAACAAGTTCCGCGTCAAGCTGGTCGAAGAGGACGCGCACACCACACGCCAGGAACAGCACACCGTCACCCGCTACGACTACCTGGGTGGCGCGGCCTGGCACCTCGACGACGACCCGTTCACCGACGCGAAATACCGCACGTGGTCGCAGTGGCGCGGCTACGGCGACGTCAAGACCACCGTCGGGCTGGGACCTTCGGGCGGCGACCCGTCCGGGCCGCCGGTGGTGACCGAGACGTACTACCTCCGCGGGATGGAAGGCGCGGCAGTGACCAGCGACCGCTGGCACGAGTCGGTCACCGACCGCAAAGAGGTCGCGGGCTTCGTCCGCGAGACCGTCACCTACCGCGACGGTGCCATCATCGGCGGCACCTTGAACGAGCCATGGGTGTCGAACCCGACCGGTACCGATGCCGACGGCCGGACTTCGGCCTACGTCGACACCGACACCAGCCGCACCCGCACGTGGCTGGACACCAGCAAGACCTGGCGGATCTCGCGGACCCACACCACCTACGGCAAATACGGCCTGGCGACGGCGGTACAGGCAGAAGGGGACACCAGCGACCCCAAGCAGACAACCTGCACCCTCACGACGTATCCGGAGAACACCTCGGCCTGGCTGATCAGCTACGCGAGCCAGGTGCAAAAGCTCTCCGGCGTCTGTGACACGAAGACCAATCCCGCCGGATCCGGCAACATCATCAGCGATGTCCGCAACTACTACGACACCGGTGGCTTCGGCGTCGCGCCCACGAAGGGCAGCGTCACGCGGACCGACACGCTCGACGACTGGCCCGCCGCCGGCACCGAGACGTGGACGTCCCCGGCCACGACCACCAGCTACGACGACTACGGCCGCATGACCAGCGTCACCGACGCGCTCGGCCTCACTGCCACCACCGCCTACACCCCGGCGAGCGGAGGTCCGCTCACCCGAGTCGACACCACATCACCGCAGATCAGCGTCACGAACACCACCCGGCTGACTTCCACCAAGTACATCGACCCGGTTTCGGGTATCGCGATCGGGGGCCAGGACGGCAGCGGTCTGCGCACCGATGCGACCCAGGACGCGCTCGGCCGGATCGTTTCCGTGTGGAAGCCCGGCCACAGCAAGGCGTCGAACGCGCCGGCAGACGTCATCTACACCTACAACGTGAAGAACACCGGCGGCGTCAGCAACGTCGCCGCGCAATCCCTGCTCGCCAATGGGCAGTACGCGACCTCGTACACGCTCTACGACGGCCTCGGCCGGATCATCCAGACCCAGGCACCGCGCGCAGACGACGGGCCCGGCCGGATCGTCACCGACACGTACTTCGACTCCCAAGGACGGTCCTACAAAACCCACAACTCCTATTGGAACAGCTCAGCCCCGTCGTCGACGCTCTACGTCACCGACGACGCCTCGGTCCCGAACACCACGCTGACGACCTTCGACAGCACCGGGGCCACGCGGGTCAGCGCGTACCTGCTCAACTCGGTCGAGCAATGGCGCACCACGACGATTCCCGACGGCGACCGCACGACCACCGTCCCGCCGAACGGCGGCACCGCCACCACCACGATCACCAACGGCCTCGGCCAGACCGTCCAGCTCCTGCAGTACAAGGACGCCACGAAGTACACCACCGGCTCACCGGCCGACACCACGACCTACACCTACACCCGCAGCGGCCAGCAGGCGACGGTCACCGACACCACCGGCAAGAACGTCTGGACCTTCGGCTACGACCTGCACGGCCGCAAGATCTCCTCGATCGACCCGGACACCGGCAAGACGACGTTCACCTACGACGCCGACGACCGCCTCCTGACCACCACCGACGCCCGCAACCGGCTCATCAGCTACACCTACGACAACCTCGGCCGCAAGACCACCGAGTACGACGGCCCGGCCGTGACGGGCACCAAACTCGCCGGCTGGACCTACGACACCCTGCTCCCCGGCCGGCCCACCGGCTCCACCCGCTACGTCGGCACCAATGCCTACAGCAAGGAAGTCACCGGTTACGACACCGCCGGCCGTCCGACCGGCAACAGGGTCACCATCCCCGCCGGTGAAACCGCGCTCTCCGGCAGCTACGACTCCTCCACCACCTACGACCCCAACTCCGGCGCCGTCAACACGGTCACCAGCCCCTCGGCCGACGGCATGCCCGCAGAGCAACTGTCCTTCGATCGCTACAGCCGCGGCGCGGTGAAAACCTTGACCTCCAGCATGGGTTTCCAGATGGTGTCGAACACCAGCTACAACCCACTGGGCCAGGTTCTGCGCACCGACTTCAACGACGCCATGAGCCCCTACCAGGTGTCAGTGACCAACACCTACGAGAACGGGACCAACCGGCTCGCCACGGTCCAGGCCCAGCGCTCGACCCAGTCGAACTACTGGATCGCCAACCGCGTCTACACCTACAGCGCCGTCGGCAACATCACCAAGATCGCCGACACCCCGGCCGGATCGTTGGCGGACACCCAGTGTTTCCGGCAGGACTACCTCCAGCGGCTCACCGAAGCCTGGACCCCTGCCTCCGGTGACTGCGCGGCCCAGCCGACCATGGCCGGGATCAAGGGGGCGGCACCGTATTGGACGTCCTGGACGCTCGACGACACCGGCAACCGCAAAACCCAGGTCAAGCACACCGCCACCGGTGACATCACCACGACCTCGACCTACCCGGCCGCGGGGGAGAAGCGGCCGCACGCGGTCCAGGCCGTCACCACCGAAGGCCCGAACGGAACGACGCAATCCAACTACGGCTACACCGACGCCGGCAGCACCGAGACCCGAGGCCCGACCGGCGCAGCGCAGACCTTCACCTACGACGCCGAAGGCCACGTCGCCACCGCGAAGGAAGCCAACGGCGCCGAAAGCAAGTACCTCTACGACGCCGACGGCAACCTGCTCATCACCCGGGACCCGTCCGGGACGACACTGTCGCTCGGCGACACGGAGCTGTGGGTTCCGGCTGGTGGGTTCTTCGCGTCGTGGACCCGTTTCTACAGCTACAACGGTCAAGTCATCGCGACACGGACGAGTTCGGGTGGGTTGAGCTGGAAGCTGGCTGATCACCACGGCACCGCTTACGCCGTGGTGGACGCAGCGAATCTGACCGTGAGCAAGCGCTGGCAGGACCCCTACGGTGCTGACCGTGGCACCCCGGCGTCGGCGTGGCCGGACAAGCACGGGTTCCTCGGCGGTTACCAGAACACCACGGGCGTGACGCACATCGGCGCCCGCGACTACGACCCGCTGACGGGGCGGTTCATGACCGCGGACCCGGTGCTCGACCCGGGTGATCCGCAGGCGCTGAACGCCTACAGCTACGGCAACAACAGCCCCGTGTCGTTCAGCGACCCGACCGGCATGGTGCTACAGATCGACGGCAGGCCGGCGTACATCGGGTCGGACGCGATAGCCGCGATGAGCCCGGCAGGCCGAGAGCGAGCGCACCGCTACAATCTCGGCGTCTTCAGCAACTGGGTCAATGCCGTGACGCACAGAATTCCTCCGACGTATCCTGCTTTCGTCGGAAAAGAGAATCATCAATTGTCGCCGAAGGAACGCCGGGCGAGGTGGGAGACCCAGTTTACTAACTGGTCGTTGGAGCCCCCTGATCATCGCCCGCCGGACTACGACCAGTTCGCAGCCGCATTTTGCTCGGAGTTCCAGGACGTCCGCGCATGCGACCAGTCTCCGCCGAGTCTTGGTGAAATGGTCTCCGTTCTCGCGCTCTTCATTCCGGTGGCGGGCGAAGCGCGACTGGCCGAGGAAATTCTCGCAGCGTCGGTCGGCGAGGGTGTGGCCGCAGGTGCCGCGGGTGCTGCCGGCGTCGGCGTGCGTGCGGCTGCGGGTGCCGCGACCGGAGAGGCGAGTGAAGCCAGTCGTCTGGGTCGCGCGGGCGGCGGTGGCACGAAGCTGTATCATGGAGCGGACATCGATTCGCTCCTCGATATTCTGAACAATGGTCTTGACGCAGCGAAGGCTGCTGCAAACTACACGGATGGACCTGGTGGATTCTTCCTTGCCACTCATATGGGTGATGCCGAGTTTTTTGCTTATCGAAATGGCCGCGGCGGCGTGATCAACTTCACGGTGTCGGACTCCGCTATGTCGTCCCTGAGAGAATCGGGAGCCGTCATGCGTCCCATCGCCAGGGGGCCGAAGAGTCCATACTTCGAGGGTGCGGAGCTTCATGTTCCCACTTCATCGTTCGAGTTGTTCAACCGACTTCGGGAAAGGGGTGAGATCCTTGTATCGCCCTGA
- a CDS encoding LamG-like jellyroll fold domain-containing protein codes for MISKGEFWVRRGPGSVLVLLGEGDLVGSFGVRWRALFLGAAVALSTIVVVDPAGAETPQVVPNSAPDEATAAAYAREGGNPVEVTSETTETSQTMANPDGSWTMTQYVHPVRVKQAGAWTPVDTTLVRRADGTIAPKATTIEVKLNPGGAGSAATPIAQAGQDGKEVGLKWTSDLPAPVLDGDTATYTEVLAGVDLTVKAVPAGFEENLVIKTPEAAKNPQLREIPFGLHTRNTTVTVAEGEGHGTPAQATPTDALEVKDTAGGVVFSGEASRMWDSTGDGSPAEQQLGEGGGRREAVMGVALGSGKVTITPDQAFLQDPATRYPVSLDPGYWCDSCGNQAHVVVQSGYRDAHNWNATGGDLSNLKAGYENFDSAGTSRSYIQMNSSRLGGTVVHSATLNTKVQHSAKCADVAKPTGLWLSNPASPDTTWAAQPGWSYQVSTMNVANCNDTPGVDGVFDATLAAKDAAANRWQSTWFVLAAANEGDGVAAWRRFDLNPYFAVNYDSYPNPPAALSMQNGTLPCTSGPNRPWVYTKTPQIAGQVSDPDGGTVYGKFALAYGALGHNVYVHENAANLVPVGTAGPNQQATAQLAAVPPGWINEDGVYNWSMQAYDGELWSNWVGNCEFTVDTKVPKPPALAMASWTDPKVQGDAVEFDVWTGMATENLYDIDHFIYTTDGSEPQTQGSPTAPATQGVDANGEMVATTAIKVVAANGNQNLIKVKSVNKAGLPSPNATCVVLAESNPALDGPSCSYHVQPLTPGKNLVAAWGADEPSGTTLIDSASSTPDNATLATHPATASGGVTRGAGYNHGTSWTHPDISGYSDGVKGAISLDGTSGYAQTGDRVLDASKSFTVAAWAKLTDTTHSQTIIAQDGTQSMSFALQYHQENNTWALRVTTGDSATPAAAWAYSSRPPQVGVWTHVAGTYDASTQVATLYVDGAKQSTVVTQPWVASGPVVLGATKWSGVRVDFFHGALDDMQVWQRALSGQDVHDLAGTSVPLAAYGLAEGCGPEITSATSRIPSLRAGWSLGESSGNLATDATQRGNDIALTGGYARVPGHSGGGVQLDGSTAYGTTTRPATNTAASFTVSAWVNPADLNANYTVLSQAGANASAFVLRYDKGLNRWAFGMNPADDAAGATSWAVGTTIPPAGVWTLLTGTFDQATMRLSLYVNGRHEADSRLGQAWTANGSLFFGAEQGARNPFKGVLDEARVWGRVLTDDQIAAMRPFAYYDSVSQAEGTASGAASLGVETGTAGNPTACAAQFSINGGEVATTRPANLRTDKSFSVEAWVKHTWTAADVAANGPVDTSPRAVVTATDTQFSPFLLGYRPWADASGTLHGRWSFLVAPYATSGNDGRFALSDAEAADNTWTHLVATYDAATGYLALFVNGTKQNFFVNTPDGGGVTARDTGTPLVLGHGVWTGQRSDVWYGGLAGVRVYGGLLDSAGIRRDRVLDDPGNLFGVFH; via the coding sequence TTGATCAGCAAAGGTGAATTTTGGGTTCGTCGGGGGCCCGGCAGTGTGCTGGTGCTCTTGGGCGAGGGGGATCTCGTGGGTTCGTTTGGTGTGCGTTGGCGCGCCCTTTTTCTCGGCGCGGCGGTTGCGCTCAGCACCATCGTGGTGGTTGATCCGGCTGGGGCCGAGACACCTCAGGTCGTTCCGAACTCGGCTCCGGACGAGGCGACGGCCGCTGCCTATGCCCGGGAGGGTGGTAATCCGGTCGAGGTGACGTCGGAGACGACCGAGACGTCGCAGACCATGGCCAATCCGGATGGTTCGTGGACGATGACGCAGTACGTCCACCCAGTCCGGGTCAAGCAGGCCGGTGCGTGGACGCCGGTCGACACCACGCTGGTGCGCCGAGCGGACGGGACGATCGCGCCGAAGGCCACGACGATCGAGGTCAAGCTCAACCCCGGCGGGGCCGGCTCCGCGGCCACACCGATCGCGCAGGCAGGGCAGGACGGCAAAGAGGTCGGTCTGAAGTGGACGAGCGACCTTCCGGCACCAGTGCTCGACGGTGATACCGCCACCTACACCGAGGTGCTCGCCGGCGTCGACCTGACGGTGAAGGCCGTACCCGCAGGGTTCGAGGAGAACCTGGTCATCAAGACGCCGGAGGCGGCGAAGAACCCGCAGTTGAGGGAAATCCCCTTCGGTCTCCACACCCGCAACACAACCGTCACCGTTGCGGAAGGTGAAGGTCATGGCACACCGGCACAGGCCACTCCGACCGACGCACTCGAGGTCAAGGATACGGCCGGCGGGGTCGTCTTCTCCGGTGAAGCGTCGCGGATGTGGGACTCCACCGGCGATGGTTCGCCTGCTGAGCAGCAACTCGGCGAAGGAGGAGGCCGCCGCGAGGCCGTGATGGGAGTCGCCCTCGGATCGGGCAAGGTGACGATCACGCCGGACCAGGCTTTCCTGCAGGATCCGGCGACGCGCTACCCGGTGTCGTTGGACCCGGGCTACTGGTGTGATTCGTGCGGCAACCAGGCGCATGTGGTGGTCCAGTCCGGCTACCGGGACGCGCACAACTGGAACGCCACGGGCGGGGACCTCTCGAACCTGAAGGCCGGCTACGAGAACTTCGATTCGGCCGGGACTTCGCGGTCCTACATCCAGATGAACTCGTCGCGGCTCGGCGGCACGGTGGTGCACAGCGCGACGCTGAACACCAAGGTCCAGCACAGCGCCAAGTGCGCTGACGTCGCGAAGCCGACCGGGTTGTGGTTGTCGAATCCCGCGTCGCCGGATACGACGTGGGCGGCCCAGCCGGGCTGGAGTTATCAGGTGTCGACCATGAACGTCGCGAACTGCAACGATACGCCGGGCGTGGATGGGGTGTTCGACGCCACCCTGGCGGCGAAGGATGCGGCGGCGAACCGGTGGCAGAGCACGTGGTTCGTGCTCGCGGCCGCGAATGAGGGCGACGGGGTCGCGGCCTGGCGCCGGTTCGACCTGAACCCGTACTTCGCGGTGAACTACGACTCCTACCCGAACCCGCCGGCAGCCCTGTCGATGCAGAACGGGACGCTGCCCTGCACCTCGGGACCGAACCGGCCGTGGGTCTACACCAAGACGCCGCAGATCGCCGGCCAAGTGTCCGATCCGGACGGTGGCACCGTCTACGGCAAGTTCGCCCTGGCTTACGGTGCGCTCGGTCACAACGTCTATGTCCACGAGAACGCCGCGAACCTCGTCCCGGTGGGCACGGCGGGTCCGAACCAGCAGGCGACCGCGCAGCTGGCCGCCGTCCCACCGGGGTGGATCAACGAAGACGGTGTCTACAACTGGTCGATGCAGGCCTATGACGGTGAGCTGTGGTCGAACTGGGTCGGCAACTGCGAGTTCACCGTGGACACCAAGGTGCCGAAGCCGCCGGCGCTGGCGATGGCGTCGTGGACCGATCCGAAGGTCCAGGGTGACGCGGTGGAGTTCGACGTGTGGACCGGCATGGCCACCGAGAACCTCTACGACATCGACCACTTCATCTACACCACCGACGGATCCGAACCGCAGACCCAGGGCTCACCGACCGCACCGGCCACCCAGGGCGTCGACGCGAACGGCGAGATGGTTGCCACGACGGCGATCAAGGTCGTCGCGGCCAACGGCAACCAGAACCTGATCAAGGTCAAATCGGTGAACAAGGCCGGCCTGCCCAGCCCCAACGCGACCTGTGTGGTCCTCGCCGAGTCCAACCCGGCGCTGGACGGTCCGTCCTGCTCCTACCACGTCCAGCCGCTGACACCCGGAAAGAACCTGGTCGCCGCCTGGGGTGCCGACGAGCCGTCCGGCACGACCCTGATCGACAGTGCCTCGTCGACACCGGACAACGCGACGCTGGCCACCCACCCGGCCACCGCGTCCGGCGGCGTCACCCGAGGAGCGGGGTACAACCATGGCACCAGCTGGACCCATCCCGACATCAGTGGATACAGCGACGGTGTGAAGGGTGCGATCAGTCTCGACGGCACCAGCGGCTACGCCCAGACCGGCGATCGCGTGCTCGACGCCTCGAAGTCGTTCACCGTGGCGGCTTGGGCCAAGCTCACCGACACCACGCACTCCCAAACGATCATCGCCCAGGACGGCACCCAGTCGATGTCGTTCGCCCTGCAGTACCACCAGGAAAACAACACCTGGGCGTTGCGCGTCACAACAGGGGATTCGGCCACGCCGGCGGCCGCCTGGGCCTACTCGAGCCGGCCGCCTCAGGTCGGGGTGTGGACCCATGTGGCGGGAACCTATGACGCGTCGACTCAGGTCGCCACGCTGTACGTCGACGGCGCGAAGCAGAGCACGGTGGTCACCCAGCCATGGGTGGCGAGCGGACCGGTGGTGCTGGGCGCGACGAAGTGGTCCGGAGTGCGCGTCGACTTCTTCCACGGGGCGCTCGACGACATGCAGGTGTGGCAACGGGCTCTGTCCGGACAGGACGTCCACGACCTGGCCGGCACCTCAGTACCTCTGGCCGCATACGGCTTGGCCGAAGGCTGCGGACCGGAGATCACCTCGGCAACCTCCCGGATCCCGTCGTTGCGAGCAGGCTGGTCGCTCGGGGAAAGCAGTGGCAACCTCGCCACGGACGCCACGCAACGCGGCAACGACATCGCCTTGACCGGTGGCTACGCGCGGGTTCCCGGGCACAGCGGCGGCGGGGTCCAGCTGGATGGATCGACGGCCTACGGAACCACGACGAGACCCGCCACCAACACCGCTGCGTCCTTCACGGTGTCCGCGTGGGTCAATCCGGCTGACCTCAACGCCAATTACACCGTGTTGTCGCAGGCGGGCGCGAACGCCTCCGCGTTCGTGCTGCGCTACGACAAGGGCCTGAATCGCTGGGCGTTCGGCATGAACCCGGCTGACGACGCCGCGGGGGCCACCAGCTGGGCGGTGGGCACGACCATTCCGCCGGCCGGTGTCTGGACCTTGCTCACCGGCACGTTCGACCAGGCGACGATGCGGCTGAGCCTGTACGTCAACGGCCGGCACGAAGCCGATTCCAGGCTCGGGCAGGCTTGGACGGCGAACGGGTCCTTGTTCTTCGGAGCCGAGCAAGGAGCTCGCAACCCGTTCAAGGGCGTTCTCGACGAAGCCCGGGTGTGGGGCCGGGTCCTCACCGACGACCAGATCGCGGCCATGAGGCCGTTCGCCTACTACGACTCGGTCAGCCAGGCGGAGGGCACCGCCTCGGGCGCCGCCTCGCTCGGAGTGGAGACCGGCACGGCCGGTAATCCGACAGCGTGTGCCGCTCAGTTCTCCATCAATGGCGGCGAAGTCGCGACCACGAGGCCTGCCAACCTGCGGACCGACAAGTCCTTCTCGGTGGAGGCCTGGGTCAAGCACACCTGGACCGCGGCGGATGTGGCGGCGAACGGACCGGTCGACACGTCGCCTCGTGCCGTCGTCACGGCCACTGACACCCAGTTCTCGCCCTTCCTGCTCGGCTACCGGCCGTGGGCCGACGCATCCGGGACCCTGCACGGCCGGTGGAGCTTCTTGGTCGCGCCCTACGCGACGTCGGGCAACGACGGCAGGTTCGCCCTCAGCGACGCCGAGGCGGCGGACAACACCTGGACGCACCTGGTCGCCACCTACGACGCCGCCACCGGTTACCTAGCGCTGTTCGTCAACGGCACGAAGCAGAACTTCTTCGTCAACACACCCGATGGCGGCGGAGTCACCGCTCGTGACACGGGTACGCCCCTGGTTCTCGGTCACGGGGTGTGGACGGGACAGCGCAGCGACGTCTGGTACGGCGGTCTGGCCGGAGTGCGGGTTTACGGCGGGCTGCTCGATTCGGCCGGGATCCGGCGGGACAGGGTCCTCGACGACCCCGGCAACCTCTTCGGTGTCTTCCACTAG